A DNA window from Shewanella baltica contains the following coding sequences:
- a CDS encoding DUF2960 domain-containing protein codes for MARQVTYTFKGKTKTIAFSYDKHHDLYEAVAEAEGIDLTKFLAMEQQVAMTSRKGAKAEKEFRKVEFARFGFSNIHFVRDEEPEA; via the coding sequence ATGGCCCGTCAAGTCACTTATACCTTCAAAGGTAAGACTAAAACTATCGCCTTTAGCTACGACAAACACCATGATTTATATGAAGCTGTGGCCGAAGCCGAAGGTATCGATCTGACCAAATTTTTAGCCATGGAGCAACAAGTCGCCATGACGTCGCGCAAGGGTGCTAAGGCTGAAAAAGAATTCAGAAAAGTAGAATTTGCCCGCTTTGGCTTTAGCAATATCCATTTTGTTAGAGACGAAGAACCAGAAGCCTAG
- a CDS encoding DMT family protein: MNPTLTTIGLLCLSNIFMTFAWYGHLKTLGSKPWIIAALVSWGIALFEYLLQVPANRIGYTVMNVGQLKILQEVITLSLFVPFAYFYMKEPLKLDYLWAGLCILGAVYFIFRSEFN; encoded by the coding sequence ATGAATCCAACCCTAACGACTATTGGTTTACTCTGCTTGAGCAATATCTTTATGACCTTTGCTTGGTATGGGCATTTGAAAACCTTAGGCTCAAAGCCTTGGATTATCGCCGCCTTAGTGAGTTGGGGCATCGCCCTATTTGAATACTTGCTGCAAGTGCCCGCTAACCGTATCGGTTACACGGTCATGAATGTCGGCCAGTTAAAAATTTTACAAGAAGTCATCACCTTAAGTCTGTTCGTCCCCTTTGCCTATTTCTATATGAAAGAGCCATTGAAGCTCGATTATTTGTGGGCAGGATTGTGCATATTAGGTGCTGTGTATTTTATTTTTAGAAGTGAATTTAATTAA
- a CDS encoding GNAT family N-acetyltransferase encodes MLLRAITPQDWDAILAIQDECYSQLDPEPLHVLQSKWQVSPQSCFVFEVNGSVVGYCLAHPWTTNMPPALYQPITDLPKADTLYLHDIALSAKAQGLGAGAKALTRLTLLADRYNLNSLSLVAVQGADSYWLKMGFKPQTIDKCLGSYTDDAMYMIYKFNHRDER; translated from the coding sequence ATGTTACTGCGAGCAATCACCCCACAGGATTGGGATGCCATTTTAGCAATCCAAGATGAGTGTTACTCACAACTGGATCCTGAGCCATTGCACGTGCTGCAAAGTAAATGGCAGGTATCGCCACAGTCCTGTTTTGTGTTCGAAGTAAATGGCTCAGTTGTCGGTTATTGCTTGGCTCACCCTTGGACCACCAATATGCCGCCAGCGCTCTATCAGCCCATCACCGATTTACCTAAGGCTGATACTTTATACCTGCACGATATTGCGCTTTCAGCCAAAGCCCAAGGTTTAGGCGCAGGTGCTAAGGCACTCACCCGCTTAACACTGCTGGCGGATCGATATAATCTCAATTCCTTGTCCCTCGTTGCCGTTCAAGGCGCCGACAGTTATTGGCTAAAAATGGGCTTTAAGCCTCAGACCATAGACAAGTGCCTTGGCAGCTATACCGACGATGCCATGTATATGATTTATAAATTTAATCATAGAGATGAAAGATGA
- a CDS encoding carboxypeptidase M32 has product MGTPKTKVPTPSYDKLTAHFQKISHFEHFSALGDWDQAAMMPMGGGQDRGDAMAELALHIHGLKTSAALAEHLHGAADESLSTEQEANLREILYQYQQANLVPGDLVQAKTKMAYQCENAWREQRKNNDWQGFKPNLKAVIDLAKEEAQIRGEAQNITPYDALLNKFEPGMTTAKLEQTFGGLKDWLPTLIQEVLAKQANEPKLVLNDPFDISAQQALGRDVMAFLGFDFNHGRLDMSSHPFCGGVPSDVRITTRYNEADFSSAIMGIVHETGHARYEQGLPHTWRGQPAGLARSMGVHESQSLFCEMQLGANPAFLRQLQPKIAQHLNCHFSAQELAQHYTRVNPGLIRVDADEVTYPCHILLRFEAEKAFVDGSLTVDDLPDFWSTQMQQLLGINTDGNYRDGCMQDIHWAVGELGYFPSYTLGAMYAAQCRFAMEKALGPIEALIDAGKLDSVFQWLREHIWSKGSLLTTDELIRQATGETLNGQYLERHLRQRYLGI; this is encoded by the coding sequence ATGGGCACACCTAAGACTAAAGTACCAACGCCAAGTTACGACAAACTGACGGCACATTTCCAGAAAATTTCTCACTTTGAACATTTCAGCGCTTTGGGTGACTGGGATCAAGCGGCCATGATGCCTATGGGCGGCGGTCAAGATCGCGGCGATGCTATGGCAGAACTGGCGCTGCATATCCACGGTCTCAAAACATCAGCCGCCTTAGCTGAGCACTTACACGGCGCGGCGGATGAATCACTCTCAACAGAGCAAGAAGCCAATCTGCGGGAAATACTGTACCAGTATCAACAGGCCAACTTAGTGCCCGGCGACCTAGTACAAGCCAAAACCAAGATGGCCTATCAATGTGAGAATGCGTGGCGCGAGCAGCGTAAAAATAATGACTGGCAGGGCTTTAAGCCCAATCTAAAAGCGGTCATCGACCTTGCCAAGGAAGAAGCGCAGATCCGCGGCGAAGCGCAAAATATCACGCCCTATGACGCCCTGCTCAATAAATTTGAACCGGGAATGACCACGGCAAAGCTAGAACAAACCTTTGGCGGCCTGAAAGATTGGCTACCGACACTCATCCAAGAAGTGCTGGCTAAGCAGGCAAACGAACCAAAGCTTGTGCTCAATGACCCCTTCGATATCAGCGCGCAGCAAGCCCTTGGCCGTGACGTCATGGCGTTTTTGGGGTTTGACTTTAATCACGGCAGGCTGGACATGAGTAGCCATCCATTTTGTGGCGGCGTACCAAGCGATGTGCGGATAACGACCCGCTACAATGAGGCCGATTTCAGTAGCGCTATCATGGGCATAGTTCATGAAACTGGCCACGCCAGATACGAGCAAGGTTTACCTCATACGTGGCGCGGTCAACCCGCTGGGCTTGCACGTTCTATGGGCGTCCACGAAAGCCAAAGTCTATTTTGCGAAATGCAGCTTGGGGCAAATCCGGCATTTTTACGCCAGTTGCAGCCTAAAATCGCGCAGCATCTTAACTGTCATTTCAGCGCCCAAGAATTAGCCCAGCATTATACCCGCGTGAATCCCGGACTTATTCGCGTCGACGCCGACGAAGTCACCTATCCTTGCCACATTTTGCTGCGGTTTGAGGCAGAAAAAGCCTTTGTCGATGGCAGCTTAACCGTCGATGATTTACCTGATTTTTGGTCGACGCAGATGCAACAATTACTGGGGATCAATACTGATGGCAATTACCGCGACGGTTGCATGCAGGACATCCATTGGGCTGTCGGTGAGCTAGGGTATTTCCCAAGTTACACCTTAGGCGCCATGTATGCCGCCCAATGTCGTTTTGCGATGGAAAAAGCCTTAGGGCCGATTGAAGCCCTAATCGATGCAGGCAAGTTGGACTCGGTATTCCAGTGGCTGCGCGAGCACATTTGGTCAAAGGGATCCTTGCTCACGACCGATGAACTGATCCGCCAAGCAACGGGCGAAACCTTGAATGGTCAATATCTTGAGCGTCACCTGCGTCAACGATATCTGGGCATTTAA
- a CDS encoding DsrE family protein: MKSKLYSTKTLKAALCLTLAAIASTAQAGADKFVAGPAIPEFGQIAKVDSMMPIPKDMKFKVAFDMSKAADVGKANRQLESLARFINMHVAAGVKETDIELAMVVHGGGISDLADDVFYAKQHSGAVNANRALVKTLVDHGVKFYICGQSAAYFDLTNASLLPGVDMALSAMTAHAILAQQGYSENPF; encoded by the coding sequence ATGAAGTCAAAATTATATAGCACTAAAACGCTAAAGGCCGCGCTGTGCCTGACCCTCGCCGCTATCGCTTCGACAGCGCAGGCAGGTGCCGATAAATTTGTCGCAGGGCCTGCTATTCCTGAGTTTGGTCAGATTGCCAAAGTCGACAGCATGATGCCCATTCCTAAGGACATGAAGTTTAAAGTGGCTTTTGATATGAGTAAGGCGGCCGATGTGGGCAAGGCAAATCGTCAGCTCGAAAGTTTAGCGCGTTTTATCAACATGCATGTGGCGGCAGGCGTTAAAGAAACGGATATCGAACTTGCCATGGTGGTGCACGGTGGCGGCATCAGCGATTTAGCTGATGATGTTTTTTATGCCAAGCAGCATTCAGGTGCCGTAAACGCCAATCGCGCTTTGGTTAAGACTCTGGTTGATCACGGCGTGAAGTTTTATATCTGCGGACAGAGCGCCGCTTATTTTGATTTGACCAATGCCTCATTATTACCTGGTGTTGATATGGCATTATCGGCGATGACAGCCCACGCTATTTTGGCGCAGCAGGGTTACAGTGAAAATCCATTTTAG
- a CDS encoding YqiJ family protein: MWAFLVEQPNLPYTIAFACVLALGVFEAFALVIGLSMMSALDQWVPIDADYDADVSPGGLTGIAGWLCLNRLPLLIWFVLALTSFAIAGYIVNFISFNVAGLLLPQLFTLPIAIVASAFSCRYFGRVLADHLPKNESSAISLDDLSGYVATITLGCAIKGMPSEAVVRDKHQQKHYVLVEPETSGIEFASGTQVVLLKREGRVWSATRFDN, encoded by the coding sequence ATGTGGGCGTTTTTAGTTGAGCAGCCTAATTTACCTTACACCATAGCTTTTGCCTGTGTTCTGGCCCTCGGTGTGTTTGAAGCCTTCGCGTTAGTCATTGGCTTAAGCATGATGAGTGCGCTAGACCAATGGGTGCCTATCGATGCGGATTATGACGCAGATGTGAGCCCTGGCGGACTTACTGGCATTGCCGGTTGGCTGTGCCTCAATCGACTGCCGTTATTGATTTGGTTTGTGCTCGCGCTGACCAGTTTTGCGATAGCGGGTTATATCGTCAATTTTATCAGTTTCAATGTCGCTGGCCTTTTACTGCCGCAATTGTTCACTTTACCCATAGCCATAGTTGCGAGTGCCTTTTCTTGCCGTTATTTCGGTCGAGTGCTGGCCGATCATCTGCCGAAAAATGAATCGAGCGCGATTTCGCTTGATGATTTGAGCGGCTATGTCGCGACTATTACCTTAGGCTGCGCCATCAAAGGTATGCCTTCCGAAGCCGTTGTGCGTGATAAACACCAACAAAAACATTACGTCTTAGTCGAGCCTGAAACCTCGGGCATCGAGTTTGCCTCTGGCACTCAAGTCGTGCTACTTAAGCGTGAAGGCCGTGTCTGGTCTGCTACGCGTTTTGATAATTAA
- a CDS encoding flotillin family protein: MDVLTDIGSSGSFILLVAGMVLLGFIVIGLIFAKLYKRATKEMAFVRTGFGGEKIIKDGGAIVLPVLHETISVNMNTLRIEVEKTQKDALITKDRMRVDVKADFYLRVAPNSDGISMAAQTLGTRTNRVEELKKLMESKFVDVLRAVAAEMTMTEMHEQRADFVQRVQNNVANDLEKNGLELESVSLTGFDQTDLQFFNENNAFDAEGRARLAKIIEEKRKETNDIQQDNRIKIEQRNLEAEKESLEIEKSEEEARLIQQQSLEFKRADQKAEIIKQKENKAREEREAEIAKERAIETAQIEKTKDIETREIEKYKSIEQSRIQQQRDIEVSEQEKRIAVAAKSEEESAARARAAEAEKLKVEKEEAVITARQVAEANRRKEIEVIDARKEAERDAVGVTVQAEAEKRAAEDRSSAILIEARASADAKKLQAEADEKVYAVEAAGKQALYEAENVLSDEQIALQKSLAILKALPEIVAQAVKPLENIEGIKILQGYGAGNQFAAGGEGAHHQGGIAEQVTSAALNYRANAPVVDAMLRELGLVNGDTGTLNDLLNGNNTLTAEALSGVKSSHAELKDYSQTHVVESQSVPKL, from the coding sequence ATGGATGTGTTAACAGATATCGGTTCATCCGGTAGTTTTATTTTGCTCGTTGCCGGTATGGTGCTACTTGGCTTTATCGTGATTGGGTTAATTTTTGCCAAGTTATATAAACGTGCAACCAAAGAAATGGCCTTTGTGCGTACCGGCTTTGGCGGTGAGAAAATCATTAAAGATGGCGGCGCTATCGTACTACCAGTGCTGCATGAAACCATTTCGGTCAACATGAATACCCTGCGTATCGAAGTGGAAAAAACTCAGAAAGATGCGCTGATCACTAAAGACAGAATGCGAGTCGATGTGAAGGCTGACTTTTACCTGCGGGTTGCTCCAAATTCCGATGGTATTTCGATGGCGGCGCAAACCTTAGGTACGCGCACAAACCGCGTTGAAGAGCTTAAAAAGCTGATGGAGTCTAAATTTGTCGACGTACTCCGCGCCGTTGCCGCTGAAATGACCATGACAGAAATGCATGAGCAGCGTGCCGACTTTGTGCAACGTGTGCAAAATAACGTGGCTAACGATCTGGAGAAAAACGGTCTTGAACTCGAGTCGGTTTCGTTAACTGGCTTCGATCAAACTGATTTGCAGTTTTTCAATGAAAACAACGCATTCGACGCCGAAGGTCGTGCGCGTCTGGCGAAGATTATTGAAGAGAAACGCAAAGAAACCAACGATATCCAACAGGATAACCGGATTAAGATCGAGCAGCGTAACCTCGAAGCCGAAAAAGAATCTCTAGAGATTGAAAAGTCGGAAGAAGAAGCGCGCCTGATCCAGCAACAGTCTTTGGAATTTAAACGCGCCGATCAAAAAGCGGAAATCATTAAGCAGAAAGAAAATAAGGCCCGTGAAGAACGCGAAGCCGAAATTGCTAAAGAACGCGCTATCGAAACGGCTCAAATCGAAAAGACGAAAGATATCGAAACCCGCGAAATTGAAAAGTATAAGTCGATTGAGCAATCGCGCATTCAACAGCAAAGGGATATCGAAGTTTCTGAGCAGGAAAAACGCATTGCGGTTGCGGCGAAATCGGAAGAAGAATCTGCTGCTCGTGCCCGTGCTGCTGAAGCCGAAAAACTGAAAGTTGAGAAAGAAGAAGCGGTAATCACAGCACGCCAAGTGGCCGAAGCGAATCGTCGTAAAGAGATTGAAGTGATTGATGCCCGTAAAGAAGCTGAGCGTGATGCGGTAGGTGTAACTGTACAAGCCGAAGCCGAGAAACGTGCCGCCGAAGACAGATCGAGTGCGATTTTGATTGAAGCGCGCGCCAGTGCCGATGCGAAAAAACTGCAGGCCGAAGCGGATGAGAAAGTCTATGCCGTTGAAGCTGCGGGTAAGCAAGCACTTTACGAAGCTGAAAACGTCTTGAGTGATGAGCAAATAGCCCTGCAAAAATCCCTCGCAATTTTGAAAGCGCTGCCTGAAATTGTGGCGCAAGCCGTTAAACCGTTGGAAAACATCGAAGGCATTAAAATTCTTCAAGGCTATGGCGCTGGCAATCAATTTGCCGCGGGTGGCGAAGGCGCTCACCATCAAGGTGGCATTGCCGAGCAAGTCACCAGTGCCGCATTAAACTATCGCGCTAATGCGCCGGTGGTTGATGCCATGCTTAGAGAATTGGGCTTAGTGAACGGTGATACAGGCACCTTGAATGATTTATTGAACGGCAATAACACGTTAACCGCCGAGGCGTTAAGTGGTGTGAAGTCGTCTCATGCTGAGCTTAAAGATTACAGCCAAACGCATGTGGTCGAGAGTCAAAGCGTGCCTAAGCTGTAA
- a CDS encoding OmcA/MtrC family decaheme c-type cytochrome has protein sequence MMNTNNRSQWKIFTPIAVAVCLMTACSDGEEGKEGPPGIVSISIEQADTLKATIEKVAIDAQTQVQVDFFLSNANGIAVTGLENLKELDTLGFGIAKLAPPQAHYHIPQATANAAAQNSAVTTSETASTTDAALQWTSYINNQVEPATNAQPNAVTQFQAGIESSCKAACLTSLGAGIYRYTFSKPLTAYPQFAGLDTQYTPELTHRIYLELKPLANSPIDTQLINSVYDFVPATGQTVAADMGRKVIAPEQACFRCHNADLANADTRLLMHGSKRFAFEGCVVCHTTYSGDPETGNSLDMATLTHQIHQVKYQIVGHKGQLYDFSNVTFPGDMNQCQQCHIADAAAQSSNYNIPSKTACLDCHKAQIPADWNGTVAGLFHNREIFAKPWALSCSGCHPDSNNPQGVGLFHNAAVNTAAKLASDYQVKLLSSQLSVEAQTLVVTLQVQQLDQLPATQAMIKSFWLIAAGETNHANMPVNNGQRKVWDLLANASDVALNITAPNQLTVTISNLSTADFGDLSQSKLYSKLVLCADKNTGFAIDCNIANHNVNLSALNTLTLQGQTVTAKAKVDEQACRQCHDQGLEDRVLSAHQMRGIFEPTSSCGTCHAPQTATALTDGQCQSCHSNDAIMYLNAGIMHTTGADQIKPYRTINNTLSYRELVHSLHAGTRTVVGFDNPRPELTYPNAKNNCSVCHSAGQLDLAGLSAEQSLLVAAPDAVNNGQIAEYSPTLATCAACHTQTDSLVVHARGFGGVYQSDASGGRIYQAGQESCAICHAEGRSSGVDKVHQ, from the coding sequence ATGATGAACACGAATAACCGTTCTCAATGGAAAATCTTTACGCCAATTGCTGTTGCAGTCTGTCTGATGACCGCCTGTTCCGATGGTGAAGAGGGTAAAGAAGGCCCACCTGGAATTGTGAGTATCAGCATAGAACAGGCCGATACTCTTAAAGCGACAATCGAAAAAGTCGCTATCGATGCGCAAACTCAAGTGCAGGTCGATTTCTTTCTCAGTAACGCCAATGGCATTGCCGTCACTGGACTAGAAAATCTTAAGGAGCTCGACACCTTAGGCTTTGGTATCGCCAAGCTTGCACCGCCGCAGGCGCACTATCACATCCCTCAAGCCACAGCTAACGCTGCGGCGCAGAATAGCGCTGTCACAACGAGTGAGACCGCCAGTACGACAGATGCCGCATTGCAATGGACCAGCTACATCAACAACCAAGTGGAACCTGCGACCAATGCTCAGCCCAATGCCGTAACACAATTCCAAGCGGGCATTGAAAGCAGCTGTAAAGCGGCGTGTTTAACCTCGTTAGGCGCGGGTATTTACCGTTATACCTTTAGCAAACCTCTGACGGCTTATCCGCAATTTGCGGGGCTCGATACCCAATACACGCCAGAACTGACCCACAGGATTTACCTAGAACTCAAACCGTTAGCCAATAGCCCAATCGACACTCAGTTGATCAACAGCGTATACGACTTTGTTCCCGCCACGGGACAAACTGTCGCAGCGGACATGGGCCGCAAAGTTATCGCACCTGAGCAAGCCTGTTTTCGTTGCCATAATGCCGATTTAGCCAATGCCGATACCCGCCTTTTGATGCACGGCAGTAAACGTTTTGCCTTTGAGGGCTGCGTGGTGTGTCACACGACTTATTCTGGCGATCCTGAAACCGGTAACAGCTTAGATATGGCGACATTGACGCACCAGATCCACCAAGTTAAATATCAAATCGTCGGCCACAAGGGACAGTTATATGACTTCTCCAATGTGACCTTTCCCGGCGACATGAACCAGTGCCAGCAATGTCATATCGCTGACGCAGCGGCGCAAAGCAGCAATTACAATATCCCCAGTAAAACCGCCTGCCTTGACTGCCATAAAGCGCAAATTCCCGCCGACTGGAATGGCACTGTCGCGGGGTTATTCCATAATAGGGAGATTTTTGCCAAGCCATGGGCACTCAGCTGTAGCGGCTGTCACCCCGATAGCAATAATCCCCAAGGTGTCGGGCTATTTCACAATGCCGCAGTGAACACGGCCGCTAAACTGGCGAGCGATTACCAAGTTAAGTTACTGAGCTCGCAGCTCAGTGTTGAGGCGCAAACTCTAGTCGTCACACTGCAAGTGCAGCAACTTGACCAACTTCCCGCCACTCAAGCCATGATTAAATCTTTCTGGTTAATTGCTGCGGGTGAAACCAATCACGCCAACATGCCAGTTAATAATGGCCAGCGTAAAGTGTGGGATTTATTGGCAAACGCGAGCGATGTTGCCTTAAACATCACGGCGCCGAATCAGTTAACGGTCACTATATCTAACTTATCGACTGCTGACTTTGGCGATCTGAGCCAATCTAAGCTTTACAGTAAATTGGTGCTCTGCGCTGATAAGAACACTGGCTTTGCCATTGACTGTAATATCGCCAATCACAATGTGAACCTCAGCGCGTTGAATACGCTCACCCTGCAAGGTCAAACGGTTACGGCAAAGGCTAAGGTCGATGAACAAGCCTGTCGCCAATGTCATGATCAAGGCTTAGAGGACAGAGTCCTGTCGGCGCATCAAATGAGGGGGATTTTTGAGCCCACTAGCAGCTGCGGCACTTGTCATGCACCGCAAACCGCAACCGCGCTCACGGATGGGCAATGTCAAAGCTGTCACAGCAATGATGCAATCATGTATCTCAATGCAGGCATAATGCATACTACCGGTGCCGACCAAATCAAGCCCTATCGCACCATCAACAATACCTTGAGCTACAGGGAGTTAGTGCATTCACTGCACGCGGGAACCCGTACTGTCGTCGGTTTTGATAACCCACGCCCAGAACTCACCTACCCTAATGCGAAAAACAATTGCAGTGTTTGCCACAGTGCAGGGCAACTGGATCTCGCGGGACTGAGTGCAGAGCAATCCCTGTTAGTTGCCGCACCCGATGCGGTCAACAATGGTCAAATTGCCGAGTATTCGCCAACCTTGGCAACCTGCGCCGCCTGTCATACACAAACAGATAGCTTAGTGGTTCATGCACGTGGCTTTGGTGGGGTTTATCAAAGCGATGCCAGCGGAGGGCGAATTTACCAAGCTGGGCAAGAATCCTGCGCCATCTGTCACGCCGAAGGTCGCTCATCGGGTGTCGATAAGGTGCACCAATAG